The nucleotide sequence CGATGAGCATGGCCGGATCGATGCTGTACTCGTCCTGGCCTCCGATCTCGGTGTAGTTGTCATAGACATGCTCGAGAATGTCCTTCAGGCAGATGCGCTGGGGGTGGCGGACGATGCGCACTTTGGTCATGGGAGTCAGTTCCCGCTCGAGCTTTCCCTCCAGGAAGGCGAAGAGCTCCTCCAGAGAGGCCAGGAGACGCTGGGCCTCCTGATGGCTCAGACCGGGTTCCTCTCGGATGAAGTCGTCGAGTTTGGATCGGAGCAGGCTGACGTTGGCGTTTTCCTTGGGTCCGAAGATGTCTTCGATGTATTGAAGCCGCTTGCGCAGTTCCTGGATTCGTTTTTCTCTGTCCATGCTGGCTGATGGTCCTGAATATCGGCGACTGCCGGCTAGAATCGGAGCAGATCGGCGGTCTTGGTCCGCAGAAATTGAATATTGGATTTCATGGTCTCTCCGGACGGGCTTCGGCCGGACAAGGTCAGGGTATCGAGGAATTCGATTCCCCTGTTTTTGGCCTCCTCAAGGTCGGCTCCCCAGATGATGGCCAGCGCCAGATTCGGATCGAAGTCGGTGGGAATTTCGTAGGGCTCGTTTCTGGGGACATGGGTGTGTACCGTGAGCCAGGGGCGTTGCTCCCAATCGAATTTCTCGATGGTTCCAACCCAGGGGGAAAAACGAATTTCAGGATCTTCAGCGATGATTCGGTATTCGATGCTGACTCCCTGAAAAACGACGTCATTTTGCGTATACCCGAGGGATTGGCCCAAGGCCAGCCTGAGCTGTTCCGAGACCAGATCGACATCTCCCTGCCCCTTGATTCTGGCGATGCGGGCTGAAATGCCGTTTTCGACCTGTATTCTGGCATTGACTTCCATGAGGAAAGGCTGCCCGGTGGGGCTGACGATCCATTCCCAGGTTCCGAGGCTGTTGTACCCCACCTCCCGGGCCAGTCGCAGGGAATACTCGGTGATTCCCTCCAAAACCTGATCGGCGTTGAAGGCGTAAGCGATGGATCTGGGAGCGAAGCCCGGGGCCACCTCAATTCGTTTCTGATGGCCAAGCGACTGAATGGAGCAGTTTCTGGTCCCGAAATGGACGATGTTCTGGCCGGTACGGTCGGCCACGATTTGGACTTCGAGATGGTTGAAGTCGAAGATCCGTTGTTCGATGAGGACTCCGTCGTCCCGGAATTGCCGTTTGGCGTAGTTTCTGATTCTGCGCAGCACCGTCCGGAACTTGTCCGGATCGTCGACCTCCTCGATGCCCATGCCGCCCCCTCCGGCCGAGGCCTTGACCAGGACCACCGGGCTGTCGATGTTCTGTTCCTCCTGAAAGGCGAACAGGTTGCGGGCCATTTGCTCGGCCTCGACGTCGTCGGTGATGGGCCGGTCCGATCCCGGTACCGTCGGAATATCGAGTTTTCTGGCCAATCGTTTGGTGTTGATCTTGTCCCCAAGTTCTCGGAGGATTCTCCAGGAGGGGCCGACAAAGATCAGGGGTTTGGATCGTTCGACGACACGGCGGGCGAAGCGAAAATCCTCGGCGAAGAATCCGTAGCCCGGATGCACGGCCGTCGCGCCGCTGGCATCGGCCACGGCGAAGATTTCATTGGCGTCGGTGTAGGACGATATTCGGTAGAGGGACTTGGGGCCTCCAAGCTCCAAGGCCGCTGCGCAATGGCCCGAGTGTCTGTCCGGCTCGGTGTGGACGCAAACGAACTCAATTCCGAGCTTTTGGCAGGCCTTGATTATGCGGATGGCGATTTCGCCCCGATTGGCGACGAGGACCTTATGTTTTTTGTGGATGGGTTGGGTGTTCACGTTTCTGTGATCCTGCTTGTTTCCGCCTGTCAATTTCCCTTTTTTGAATTTCGAGGACCAGTTTGTCCAGGAAGCTCTCTTGCCTGAGGGTGAGGCCATCGTAGCGAAGGGCTACTAAGTCTCCGTTTCGGCGGATGACCTCCACCGGCAGGCCGTGGATGGCCTTGCGGTCCTTGTACCAGATGCTGATCGAGGCCTTGGCCCCCGGCACGAGGGCCTGGGCCCGGGCCTGTTTGTCGAGGATGGCCAGGCCGCAGGCGCTCAGGTCCTTTATCAGATAAAATTCCCCATCGGGGTGTAGTTCGGCCCGGAGCCCGGGACAGACGACACGGAAGGCGGCCCGCTGGGCGTGCTGGGGGTAGATGACCGAAAGGGGATCAGCCGCCATGGGCCTCGCCTCCAACCATTTTTTCGAGGATGAATTCCACCCGGCGGTTCTTGGCCTTGTTTTCCGCGGAGTTTTCCGGAAAGAGTGGGTGCATATCGGCAAGACCGGTGGCGGTCAACCTGTCGGGGGTCATCCCCTGGCCGAGGAGGGTCCGCAAGACATTGACAGCCCGCATGGATGAGAGTTCCCAATTGTCCTTGAAACGACTGGAAGGAGAGGGGGGAGTGGAGTCAGTGTAGCCCCGGATGTTTATCTTCTGGTCGGGGTGCATGATGAAGAACTCTTTCAGGAGGCCGATGATTTCTCGAGATTCCTGGGACAGATCCGCCTGCCCCGGGACAAAGAGGACTTCACCTGGGACGCGCAGGGTGATGATTCCCGACTCGAGATTAGCTCCGACGATGCCTTCGATGCCGTTTTCGGTGCTGTAGAAGTTGAAATCTGAGAATGTCCTCTGTTGGGAGGCCAGCATCTGTTTGAAGCTTTCGAGTTCAAATTGGAAGACTCCGGCATCTGGGCTTTCGACCGGGATGGCCCCTCCCTTGGCCTCGCCCAGCGCCTGACGGACCGAGGCGAAAGATTTGCTGAAACTGTCCACGTCGATTTTGGACATGGAAAAGAGGAGAATGAAGAAGACCAGGAGAAGCAGGGACAGATCGGCAAAGGTGGTCAACCAAGTTTGTTCGATCTCCTCTGATTCGTCGACGAAGTCAGTCGTTCTCGGATCATCGTTCATGGCGCCTCTCAGACGGGGCGACGAAGGAGGACAGAGTTTCGTAGACGATGCGTGGGTTGTTGTTCTCTAGGATGCTTCGGGCCCCTTCGAAGATGATCTCGAGGTGCAGGGTTTCCTGGAGACTGCGGCTCTTGAGTTTGCCGGCCAGGGGAAGAAAAAGCATGTTAGAGAGGAAGGCACCGTAAAAGGTTGTGATAAGGGCCACGGCCATGGCCGGGCCGATGGACTGGGGGTCGTCCAGTCGGGCCAGCATCTGGATGAGTCCGATGAGGGTGCCGATCATGCCGAAGGCAGGCGCGTAGGAAGACATTTTTTTGAACACTTCCTGGGAAGTCAGGTGGCGACGTTTCATGGAATTGATCTCTATGCGCAGCGAGTTGCTGATCATGGTTGGATCGGCGTTGTCGGC is from Deltaproteobacteria bacterium and encodes:
- a CDS encoding acetyl-CoA carboxylase biotin carboxylase subunit, whose amino-acid sequence is MASPSGKRASWTNWSSKFKKGKLTGGNKQDHRNVNTQPIHKKHKVLVANRGEIAIRIIKACQKLGIEFVCVHTEPDRHSGHCAAALELGGPKSLYRISSYTDANEIFAVADASGATAVHPGYGFFAEDFRFARRVVERSKPLIFVGPSWRILRELGDKINTKRLARKLDIPTVPGSDRPITDDVEAEQMARNLFAFQEEQNIDSPVVLVKASAGGGGMGIEEVDDPDKFRTVLRRIRNYAKRQFRDDGVLIEQRIFDFNHLEVQIVADRTGQNIVHFGTRNCSIQSLGHQKRIEVAPGFAPRSIAYAFNADQVLEGITEYSLRLAREVGYNSLGTWEWIVSPTGQPFLMEVNARIQVENGISARIARIKGQGDVDLVSEQLRLALGQSLGYTQNDVVFQGVSIEYRIIAEDPEIRFSPWVGTIEKFDWEQRPWLTVHTHVPRNEPYEIPTDFDPNLALAIIWGADLEEAKNRGIEFLDTLTLSGRSPSGETMKSNIQFLRTKTADLLRF
- a CDS encoding PilZ domain-containing protein, whose protein sequence is MAADPLSVIYPQHAQRAAFRVVCPGLRAELHPDGEFYLIKDLSACGLAILDKQARAQALVPGAKASISIWYKDRKAIHGLPVEVIRRNGDLVALRYDGLTLRQESFLDKLVLEIQKREIDRRKQAGSQKREHPTHPQKT
- a CDS encoding flagellar motor protein MotB → MNDDPRTTDFVDESEEIEQTWLTTFADLSLLLLVFFILLFSMSKIDVDSFSKSFASVRQALGEAKGGAIPVESPDAGVFQFELESFKQMLASQQRTFSDFNFYSTENGIEGIVGANLESGIITLRVPGEVLFVPGQADLSQESREIIGLLKEFFIMHPDQKINIRGYTDSTPPSPSSRFKDNWELSSMRAVNVLRTLLGQGMTPDRLTATGLADMHPLFPENSAENKAKNRRVEFILEKMVGGEAHGG
- a CDS encoding motility protein A; the protein is MDIATAFGIVVGFFLVVGAILMGGAVDFFVNIPGLMIVLGGTFAAICVTCPLSEIWQAIQAAIKVFRNRKLSANEVVNTMVRIAEISRKEGLLALENVHTENAILKKACQLIADNADPTMISNSLRIEINSMKRRHLTSQEVFKKMSSYAPAFGMIGTLIGLIQMLARLDDPQSIGPAMAVALITTFYGAFLSNMLFLPLAGKLKSRSLQETLHLEIIFEGARSILENNNPRIVYETLSSFVAPSERRHER